The Zingiber officinale cultivar Zhangliang chromosome 2A, Zo_v1.1, whole genome shotgun sequence genomic sequence TGTTTTTCTTGTGTGTACTATAACAGATCTATACTCATGCATTTACATGTAAAAATGAttattttgtttacttattagttGTTTGTAATGTTATGATGCTATTTTAATTTTCATATTGCATGACGGAATTTGATAACACATGGTTACTAATCCTGTTTTTGGTGATGCTTAGCAGACAAATACTAGTGCTGCTAGTTCTCTGGGAACATATTTCTTCCCACAAATTTCCCTGGTATTTTTGGACATGCTTACCGTCTACAGGTGCATTTTGGTGTCATCACTGTTCCTTGattaatatattttgttttttatgCAACAATTTAGTATTATAATCAATTTCCTCTTTCACTATACTAATCTGTTCACATCTGACACTTCTCCACAGAATGTACAGTGAATTAATATCTAACAGTATTGCTGAAGGTGGTCCTTTTGCTTCAAAAACATCTTTTGTTAAGCTTTTGCGGTATGAGTCAATACTTTGCTTCTCTTGTTGCATTAGATTTTTTGATCATTCAAATTCTGAGTTGGTCTTCATTTCAAATTTGTACTATCAGATCTGTAAAACGGGAGACACTTAAGCTGATTGAAACATTTATAGACAAAGCTGAAGATCAGTCACACATTGGTAAGCAGTTTGTGCCGCCTATGATGGATCCTGTTCTTGGTGATTATGCCAGAAACTTGCCAGACGCTAGGGAATCTGAAGTATTATCACTCTTTGCAACCATCATAAACAAGTATGCATCGACTCTATTTTTTTGTTTCTGCATTATTCCATGTATATTGGTTGGTTCTCTATCTAGCACTGGTCTCTACTTCATGCTTTTTAGGCAATGATTCTCAATTGTTTAGCTATGTGCTGAAGAACTATTTCTTTTTTCCTCATGTAGAAGAACTTTGCTTTCAACTGAATTACATAATATGGGGTTTACTAGTACCTAATGTTTACAGACTTGCAACTAAATTACATAATGGACAATTACCCGCCAAAATCCTGCTGGATTATGAATCCTTGTGTTTTCCCTTTTTATATGGAAATTTCATACTTTTCCTGACCCTTCCTATCTTTTCGTCTGCTATTTGTCCTGTTGAATTGCTTAATGGATGATAAAAATAGAAGATATTGTTGCATTTGTGGTGGCGAGAAGCATTCATCATCACCCAATTCATCTGATCATTTACTGTCTGGTTTTGTACTTTTATTACTCGATTGAATTGATTTCTTGTAAGGTATAAAATTGTGATGATGGAGTATGTACCTCGCATATTTGAAGCTGTATTTCAATGTACTCTTGAGGTAAGTATGAATTTAAGAAAATATCATGATTTTGGGGGTTTTTTCTTCTATGAAACCCTTTTTTGTTGCAGATGATCACCAAGAATTTTGAGGACTATCCAGAGCATCGTCTTAAGTTCTTCTCTTTGTTACGTGCAATTGGTACCCATTGTTTCCAAGCTTTAATTCAATtatcaagtcaggtaagcaatagtttttatttgtttatctGGCTACATAGTGCAGTGCACATGAGGCTACATAGTGCAGTGCACATGAGCCAACATGTGCATATcttgtttttaaaattaagtgcTATTGTTTTGTGTCAGATATTGTCTGTCTTTTTAGTAATTCTTTTCCTTCATCTCAGCaattgaaacttgtgatggattcTATTATTTGGGCTTTTCGCCATACCGAAAGGAATATTGCTGAGACTGGCCTTAATCTTCTGTTGGAGTTGTTGAAGAATTTTCAGGTAAACAGATGTTCCAGTTCAGGTTATCTTATGGGTTTGGCAGTATATCTTAACAATGTAATATTCCTGTATGCTGACAGGTTTCGGAGTTTTGTAACCAATTCTATAGGACATATTTTTTGACAATCGAGCAGGAGATCTTTGCTGTCTTAACAGATACATTCCACAAACCAGGCTTCAAGCTACATGTTTTAGTGCTTCAGCATTTGTTTTGCTTGGTAAGAAGCAATTACTTCTTATTTGCCATGCCCttctttaaaatttatcttgATTAAATTTCAGGTTGACTCTGGTGCATTAACGGAACCACTATGGGATACTTCTACAGTTCCATATCCATACTCAAACAATACAATGTTTGTTCGAGATTACACCATAAAACTATTGGGGTCATCATTTCCAAATATGTCAGTTGCTGAGGTAGAGAGTTCTTTTCGTCTCTTCAATCTTCATCTTTTGTTTACTCCTAttgaacatttttttttcttacccAGATAACTCATTTTGTCACTGGATTGTTTGAGTCCAAAAATGATCCTCCAAATTTTAAGAACCATATACGAGACTTTCTCGTCCAATCGAAAGAGTTCTCTGCTCAGGTATTGTCAGCCTATTTGTATAAACTTGCAGTTACTTTAAGATAAAATACTATGACAGCCTATTTCTCATATTTGTCTTTGATATACCACCCAAAAAAAACTCTTTGCACGGAACAAATCAAGAAGCTTATAATTATATCGATTGCTAagaattatattatggacttgaTAGTCCCCatttatgaattatattatggattAGTGTTAGGTGGCACTATGGGATCGTCATACAGATGGAATGCCCCCAAAATGGTGGTACTTTTGGTTTGTCTTGTGCTTATTGGATAATATGGAGAAAACATACCAATGCCAAGATTAATACAGAGGAAAAATGAGTGATATGGATCATTTCTGTTTGACGCTTGATTGATTATATATATGGAATGTTAACCACATGGATAAGCTACAGAATAAAAGCATAGAATCAATCGCGAGTAGTTTTTGAGTAAATCAAGCTGTATAGAAAAATATAGGTAAGCATAATCAACCACATGGTGATTCGAATTGGCATATACATGTGCAATCAATATCATTCATTGACGTAAGCTGAATGAAGATGCTTGCACATCACTCATCATTCCATCTTGTTTCAACAGGATAACAAAGATCTTTACGCAGAGGAAGCTGCTGCCCAGAGAGAACAGGAACGCCAGAGAATGTTGTCCATTCCCGGGCTCATCGCCCCTAATGAGCTTCAGGACGAGATGTTGGATTCGTAGTATCACACGGCTTTTCAACGCTAATTTCACAGTTATTTTCTGTTTGCCAGATTCCTGCAAGCGCCTCACGCTACTTGGCTAATTCTCTGCTGGTGGTGATCCGAGGATGTCTATTTCTAATTTGCTGTCCGTGTTTGTTGATTTGATTTGTATGGGCAGGTAGAGGAAACTCTAGCCTGCCATAGAGAGCCACTTGAACTTGTGATATTTTCAGGCTTGCTCTGATGTCTGGTTGAGATGTAGCTTCTTGGTAGAATGTATTTCCCTACTATAGGGCTAGCATGGTGCGTGTTCGGCATAATGTATTTACTAGTATAGGGGAGTTGATGTGTTCATCCCATAGttttttttcatgtctccttCACCTCTGCAAGAAATAGAAGAATCATTGTCGATAAACCTTTTATGCTCACTAACAATGTCATATGAATCACATTGTTGCAGCTGAATCTTCAATTTGaattacaaaaattttaatttttaaaagttcttAGTATCCATCTATGaccaaaaaaaaattacaattattatttttaagagttGTGACTTGATGAATTATTCTTCTTCCCTGTTGCAGCAATGAACATTGAAGATATGATCATTGATGCTTTAACCACCTAGCTTGACTACCAACCATATTCCATGCTTTTGGATCGATGTTGCTAGCTGCCTTTGCTATGTTAGTGCACTTTCTCCATCCTGATGATTACTCTGAGTCACGAATGACCTTAATCACTATTAGACAAGTTCAAAGACCTGCTAGCAACACTAGAACTCAATAATATCTCTGTTCTGGTTTGTGTCGATGAAGTTGATATAGGCTTTCAAGCAAACTCTAGAACAACACTTTCATATTAAAAGTCAACTACAAACTCTTAATTAGATGTGAAGTAACGTTGCTATAAGATACAAAAAACACTTGCAATCAGGAACAAAAACTCCAGCATAAAATTCTGTTGTGATACTTTGATATCAGAAACTAAAGGTTAATTCTCACCATCTAATCTCACAAAAGTTTTCTTGTATAAGAGAACTTATGCTTATGAAACATAAGATGAATAAATTCACAGAAAATGAGCTTTGAAAGGTGCAGACTGGCTTCGGTACCTTCTAAATAAGCTTTAGTTGAACATACGATGTCAGCACAAACTAATCACAATATCAACCACCTGTTCCGGAACAACTGACACCATCTCTTATATGTAACAGAGTAACAATCTGAAGTACACAAACCAGCTCAAACTTTGAGCAACACAATGTAATATTTGCCACATTAACAGACAAGCAAAATCCAGTAGGAAGCTCCATGCCATCAAATACAATTATTCCTCAATGTCATTGATCTCGCATTATGTCATTTACCTGTGTCAAACTATTGCCTTAGTGTTTTCTTTCTGATTGTGATCTTCAGTTGCTTTGACATCTATGAGGGATCCTGACCGTATGAGCTCCTTTACCTTCCGAAATTCATCATAGTGAGCCTTGCGATGCTCCTTGAAACTTAGTCTTGATTTATCCGTTTCAGAATCTGATAGGAACGAACAGGAATATCACATAGTTCAGATACTGATATATTTCCTCATGTAATGCATTTCAGATGTTATGATGATATAAAGTATGAAAAAGGTTTCACTTTTCTTTATATTATaatgttcttgtttgttttcctcCACTCCTGGtctacaaagaaaactaaaaaattaggattttctctaggttttctttcGGAACGCGTTATGTACAGATAACACGGAAAGAGATGAAGTCTACGCAACTACGAGATGATACCTTCATCTTGCTCCATGGCATTAGTTTCCACTCCCATAGATGTCCAAGCACCATTCTCAGAAAAAAATTTCCTTGAAGAAGACGAATCATCTGAAGTGATACCCATAGCTTCCTCCTTTTCCAAGCATTCATCAAAAGCTCTTCTTGGCGATAAACAAGCTGCATTACCAATGAATGAGTTTTAAGCATCTGAAAGTTATTTATTCCCTCTTTAACTTGTTAAATAGATATTAGATCAAAGTGTAAGTTGTTTGAATAAATCAACATTTGCGGACTTACCATCATCCTCAACCATaggatgataaggtgttttaGGTTCAGTTATTTTCTGCCTCACTGGTTTATTGGCTTCAATTTCATACAAGTTGTCTTCATTCCATCTCACTTGAGGCCTACTAAAAGATATACATAATATGCAACTCTTAAGGTTTATATTATCCAACATGGAGAAATACATAAGTCAGTTTCAGGGGGAAAAAAAAAGTGACACCtaaccatttttttaaaaaaaaaatctgcagaatttctaaattctgaatctagtcatATGTAAAATCAATTTTTCTATGAATGATCACTTAGTCAAATTCCTTCTAAAACAGACAAGCATCCTCtgtacaaataaaagaaaagctaAAAGGTCCTGAATTATAGAATTTGTGAATTTTCAGGCCAGTTGCAATAGCGTCAACTAATTTACGAAaacaattttttgaaattttgtttaaaCAGACAACATCTAGCATGgccaagacaaaagaaaaggtaaataTCACGCATTACTAGTACTAACCTCATTGTCCAAAATAACAGATCTTAGCTACCAGTGAATTTCCTGATTATGTTTTTCCTGTGTATAGAAATACACATGATAAAAGTGTTAACTGAACACAATTTAGCAGCAAAAAACTGAATATTTACAGATAGCACAAGCTTAAATTCTAAACCATTTGTTCAGGAATGCATATAGGGAAGGTACAAATACAATGATGATTTCATCAGGGGGAAAAAAATTGAAGCACACTTCTCCGAAAAGAAATGGCAATACAATATATAGATAGCAGACAataaataatcaaacaaagttCACAAACTTCTAGAGGTAAATCGGAACATACTAGTAACCCAGAAATGAAGCATATTATAATTCAATTATAATCAATTTAAATATGTTTGATGGTGTTAGTCAATAGTTCCCCCAAATTATTTGATCTAGGGCAACACCAACTTGTGCCACTATGGTAAATGCCAACATCCTCTGCATCTACACATCTGACGGGAGTAGAATGGAAGAGGCTCCCAAAATCTGAGCATTCACTAGCTTTAACTCAGAGCAAACAATATGAAGGCACATAATAGTGAAGACCTTGTCAGAACTATTCTAAATGACCTTGACAATTGAAGTGATTTATAAAATACTACAGTCAACTCAAAAATCTAAATTCAACCAATGTGAGTAATTATCCCAATGTCTTATCTTAATTGGAAGAGGTCGCCGATTACATCATGAACCACAAACCAAACTCAAAACTATTGCAGCACGCAAAGCGTAGTTCTTTCCTTTCAATTTCTTCATAGTAATAGTAATGGACCCAACGGGGCTCGAAAGAGCAGTAATAGGAGACATTAAGGAGGTAGTCAAAGAGTTTGACTTTTTACCATGTATCAGTAAGGT encodes the following:
- the LOC122040768 gene encoding protein EXPORTIN 1A-like; this encodes MVIRDLLNLCEITKGKDNKAVIASNIMYVVGQYPRFLRAHWKFLKTVVNKLFEFMHETHPGVQDMACDTFLKIVQKCKRKFVTTQVGENEPFVSELLSSLSITVADLQPHQVHSFYESVGHMIQAEPLPAKRDEYLRRLMDLPNQKWAEIIGQASRSVDVLKDQDVIRTVLNILQTNTSAASSLGTYFFPQISLVFLDMLTVYRMYSELISNSIAEGGPFASKTSFVKLLRSVKRETLKLIETFIDKAEDQSHIGKQFVPPMMDPVLGDYARNLPDARESEVLSLFATIINKYKIVMMEYVPRIFEAVFQCTLEMITKNFEDYPEHRLKFFSLLRAIGTHCFQALIQLSSQQLKLVMDSIIWAFRHTERNIAETGLNLLLELLKNFQVSEFCNQFYRTYFLTIEQEIFAVLTDTFHKPGFKLHVLVLQHLFCLVDSGALTEPLWDTSTVPYPYSNNTMFVRDYTIKLLGSSFPNMSVAEITHFVTGLFESKNDPPNFKNHIRDFLVQSKEFSAQDNKDLYAEEAAAQREQERQRMLSIPGLIAPNELQDEMLDS
- the LOC122040769 gene encoding protein phosphatase inhibitor 2-like isoform X1, encoding MSRPQVRWNEDNLYEIEANKPVRQKITEPKTPYHPMVEDDACLSPRRAFDECLEKEEAMGITSDDSSSSRKFFSENGAWTSMGVETNAMEQDEDSETDKSRLSFKEHRKAHYDEFRKVKELIRSGSLIDVKATEDHNQKENTKAIV
- the LOC122040769 gene encoding protein phosphatase inhibitor 2-like isoform X2; protein product: MRPQVRWNEDNLYEIEANKPVRQKITEPKTPYHPMVEDDACLSPRRAFDECLEKEEAMGITSDDSSSSRKFFSENGAWTSMGVETNAMEQDEDSETDKSRLSFKEHRKAHYDEFRKVKELIRSGSLIDVKATEDHNQKENTKAIV